The proteins below are encoded in one region of Bombus terrestris chromosome 7, iyBomTerr1.2, whole genome shotgun sequence:
- the LOC100652076 gene encoding ran GTPase-activating protein 1, with product MSSFNLNDLEAQLQDVTENNAGNGVSFAKKSLKLDTEEDALEIVKAIRACTNLEYLDLEGNTLGPLAAKAVAQALQENGTLMKRALWKDMFTGRVKTEIPKALEYLGSALCIAGTRLFELDLSDNAFGPIGIEGLANFLTSSSCYTLRVLRLNNNGLGISGGKILAKALLDCYNNSFQGGSPALALKVFVAGRNRLENDGAKALASVFEKLTSLEEVVMPQNGIYYEGIIALANGLSSNPGLRILNLNDNTVGPKGAQAIAKALPNFQNLEQLNLGDCLLKTQGGVVLAEALGVEGSYPLLAELNLSYNEIRTRGANPIALAMAKKERLVTLQLDGNHFGQTGRTILRDSLIISERIGSLGTLNDDESGDNEESDEDEVENDEESDEKDESENESKENIDNNKDMIINGSIVPSKVTIVEFLKSPTGEKLLLLPDDVVQDFITHAKNLSENDTSPELKFIEEFTRIIMKVSALSTTGYADVRLRTQYLTDALYSKLCSFVTENDQISVWNNTLLVNLGLIKAEDKSSGKIDWNLEGCFKALETVSQKDYFLQETRSTLKFFLENPVKVNKKKVMDSFEDSKDSLKAVLNRMQST from the exons ATGTCGTCGTTCAATTTGAACGATCTTGAAGCACAATTACAAGATGTTACTGAAAATAATGCCGGTAACGGTGTCTCTTTCGCAAAGAAATCGCTTAAACTTGATACTGAAGAAGACG CGTTGGAAATAGTCAAAGCAATACGAGCATGTACAAATCTGGAGTATTTAGACTTAGAAGGCAACACTTTAGGACCGCTTGCAGCCAAAGCTGTAGCTCAGGCATTACAAGAAAATGGTACATTAATGAAACGTGCTCTTTGGAAAGATATGTTTACTGGCCGTGTAAAGACAGAAATACCAAAAGCTCTTGAATATCTTGGCTCTGCACTGTGTATTGCTGGTACCCGCCTCTTTGAACTTGACTTAAGTGATAATGCTTTTGGCCCAATTGGTATTGAAGGATTAGCCAATTTCCTAACTTCTAGTTCTTGTTACACTCTTCGTGTATTAAGATTAAATAACAATGGACTTGGAATATCAGGTGGAAAAATATTGGCAAAAGCATTATTAGATTGTTATAATAATAGTTTCCAGGGAG GATCACCTGCCTTAGCACTAAAAGTATTTGTGGCTGGAAGAAATAGATTGGAAAACGATGGTGCAAAGGCGTTGGCATCTGTTTTTGAAAAGTTAACTAGTTTAGAAGAAGTTGTTATGCCTCAAAATGGTATATACTATGAAGGTATAATAGCACTTGCCAATGGATTGTCTTCTAATCCTGGATTGCGAATTTTAAATCTCAATGATAATACTGTTGGGCCAAAAGGAGCCCAAGCAATTGCCAAAGCATTACCAAACTTTCAAAATTTAGAACAACTTAATCTTGGCGATTGTTTGCTCAAAACACAAGGTGGTGTAGTTTTAGCAGAAGCGTTAGGAGTTGAAGGGAGTTATCCATTACTTGCAGAACTTAATTTAAGTTACAATGAAATCAGAACAAGGGGTGCCAATCCCATAGCTCTTGCTATGGCTAAGAAAGAACGTCTTGTAACCCTACAATTGGATGGAAACCATTTTGGTCAAACTGGCCGTACTATTTTGCGCGATTCGCTTATAATTTCTGAAAGAATTGGATCCTTAGGTACATTAAATGATGATGAGAGCGGAGATAATGAAGAATCTGATGAAGATGAGGTGGAAAATGATGAAGAAAGTGATGAAAAAGATGAAAGTGAAAATGAAAGCAAagaaaatatagataataaCAAGGACATGATTATAAATGGCAGCATAGTACCATCAAAAGTAACTATTGTGGAATTTTTAAAGTCACCAACAGGAGAaaaattattgctattaccagaTGATGTAGTGCAAGATTTTATAACTCACGCCAAa AATTTGTCGGAGAATGATACATCTCCTGAATTAAAATTCATCGAAGAGTTTACAAGAATAATTATGAAAGTATCAGCACTCAGTACGACTGGTTATGCTGACGTGAGACTAAGAACTCAGTATCTTACAGATGCTTTATATTCAAAACTATGTTCTTTTGTAACAGAAAATGATCAGATTTCTGTTTGGAATAACACATTGCTAGTCAACCTAGGTTTAATAAAA GCTGAAGATAAAAGTAGTGGGAAAATTGATTGGAATTTGGAAGGATGCTTCAAAGCGTTAGAAACAGTTAGtcaaaaagattattttttacAAGAGACACGAAGtacattgaaattttttttagaaaatccaGTAAAagtgaacaaaaaaaaagttatgGATTCGTTTGAAGATTCAAAAGACTCTCTTAAAGCTGTTCTAAATCGTATGCAAAGTACgtaa
- the LOC100651007 gene encoding phosphatidylserine lipase ABHD16A has translation MSFIRTLWKCNFGPRLFKVYEITWIGRLVEKSYEPNSLERWGDQIVICFAAIWSISLYTIPLVAIFFYQHSNSITENISFLCKLAASASAIFIASLAARGYSRASNPIYLKFLKTLNEVNAHYTVETKQELDKYEFEFWARPVDFDIRDIKKVTAKGKLTLENIAAFSGHIKRQTGKEFICTLPCKFLSYIVAHTFAIKMIYPGSATVLNWAFRSTLLKGRIHLIKRGGERYKLLTADNNEIDAIFVDRRNKKTNGNMLVITCEGNCGFYESGIISTPMSKGYSILGWNHPGFGSSTGAPYPLQEENAIDCVMRFAIDHLKFPEEQIIVYGWSIGGYTATWAAMNYPSIQSLVLDATFDDVLPLAIMTMPSSLEGLVRNIIRDYFNLNIAEQLNRYNGTVLLIRRTEDEVVCTPSGNNLSGNRGNMLLTKLLIRRYPHIFAETSGCATLLVRFLSADISTRKSIIETVGVDEKQCLKLIGADIKKNDDIVLYPSTLGEDCDSTTKQQLIVFLATMYMKDQPSSHCTPLAVDLFQPGWNPASAMSVAALDSKYHHSTSTSVGQLQLSD, from the exons ATGTCTTTCATTCGCACActgtggaaatgtaattttgGTCCTCGCCTTTTTAAAGTTTATGAAATAACATGGATCGGTCGTTTAGTTGag aaaTCATATGAGCCTAACAGTTTAGAACGATGGGGTGATCAAATCGTAATTTGC ttTGCAGCAATTTGGTCCATAAGTCTATATACAATTCCATTAGTGGCCATCTTTTTCTATCAACACAGCAATTCTATAACtgagaatatttctttcttgtgCAAATTAGCAGCAAGTGCTAGTGCAATTTTTATTGCATCATTGGCTGCTCGTGGTTATTCTAGAGCCAGTAATccaatatatttgaaattcttGAAAACACTGAATGAAGTAAATGCACATTATACTGTCGAAACAAAGCAAGAACTTGATAAATATGAATTTGAGTTCTGGGCAAGACCTGTAGATTTTGACATCAGAgatataaaaaa GGTTACAGCTAAAGGGAAGTTGACTTTAGAAAACATTGCAGCTTTTAGTGGTCATATAAAAAGGCAAACTGGTAAAGAATTTATATGTACATTGCCTTGTAAGTTTTTATCGTATATTGTAGCTCACACTTTTGCTATTAAGATGATATATCCTGGAAGTGCAACAGTTCTTAACTGGGCATTTC GATCTACACTTCTAAAAGGAAGAATACATTTAATAAAACGTGGTGGGGAAAGATACAAATTGTTAACTGCagataataatgaaattgatgCTATATTCGTTGACCGACGTAACAA gAAAACAAATGGTAACATGTTGGTTATCACTTGTGAAGGAAATTGTGGATTTTATGAAAGTGGTATTATATCAACTCCAATGAGTAAAGGATATTCTATATTGGGTTGGAATCACCCAGGTTTCGGTAGCAGTACT GGTGCGCCGTATCCTCTTCAAGAAGAGAATGCTATCGATTGCGTAATGCGCTTCGCAATCGATCATTTAAAATTCCCCGAGGAACAAATAATTGTTTATGGTTGGAGTATTGGTGGATACACTGCAACATGGGCTGCTATGAACTATCCTTCTATTCAAAGTTTG gtATTAGATGCTACATTTGATGATGTACTTCCGTTAGCCATTATGACAATGCCCTCGTCGCTAGAGGGTTTGGTACGAAACATTATTAGGGActatttcaatttgaatattGCTGAGCAATTAAATAG ATATAATGGCACAGTATTGCTTATACGAAGAACAGAAGATGAAGTAGTATGTACCCCCAGTGGTAATAATTTATCAGGAAATCGTGGTAATATGCTGCTTACAAAACTTTTAATACGACGTTATCCACATATTTTTGCGGAAACCTCAGGGTGTGCTACACTTTTAGTGAGATTTTTATCTGCAGATATATCTACTAGaa aatcaATAATCGAAACAGTAGGGGTTGATGAAAAACAATGTTTGAAACTTATTGGAgcagatataaaaaaaaatgatgatATTGTACTGTATCCCTCCACACTTGGAGAAGACTGTGATTCTACGACAAAACAACAGCTTATCGTATTTCTT GCAACAATGTATATGAAGGATCAACCATCATCGCATTGTACACCATTAGCAGTGGATTTGTTTCAACCTGGTTGGAATCCTGCATCTGCAAtgtctgtggcggcactcgacagcaaataccaccactcgacatcAACTAGTGTCGGACAACTGCAGCTCAGTgattag
- the LOC100643652 gene encoding endothelial differentiation-related factor 1 homolog, with translation MSDWNTAPITLRKRPPKASVLKSEQAVNAARRQGFVIETQAKWGGGTNKQHVATKNTAKLDRETEELKHDKIPLDLGKLIQQGRQSKGLSQKDLATKVNEKAQVINDYEAGRGIPNQMVIGKIEKVLGIKLRGKDRGKPLSLPGNKK, from the exons ATGTCAGACTGGAATACCGCTCCTATTACATTACGGAAACGTCCACCAAAAGCTTCAGTACTTAAATCAGAACAG GCAGTAAATGCTGCACGTCGTCAAGGATTTGTGATCGAAACACAAGCAAAAT GGGGTGGAggaacaaataaacaacatGTAGCTACTAAAAACACAGCTAAGTTGGACAGAGAAACAGAAGAATTAAAACACGACAAAATTCCACTTGATCTTGGTAAATTAATTCAACAGGGAAGACAAAGTAAAGGATTATCTCAGAAAGACCTTGCGACA AAAGTAAATGAAAAAGCTCAGGTCATCAATGATTACGAAGCAGGTCGCGGAATTCCAAATCAAATGGTGATTGGCAAAATAGAGAAAGTATTGGGAATCAAATTGCGTGGTAAAGATCGTGGTAAACCATTATCACTTCCTGGGAATAAAAAGTGA
- the LOC100642757 gene encoding proteasome subunit beta type-1, with the protein MALLNENSGRSLPDYETQAAKMKSFSPYADNGGSVIALAGDDFCVIAADTRLSTGFSIYTREQQKLFPLSSKTILGCSGCWCDTLTLTRLLSARMQMYEHEHQKEMPTLAVAQMLSTMLYYKRFFPYYVSNILGGLDEDGKGCVYSYDPIGHCEVTKYRAGGSAGALLQPLLDNQIGYKNQEGVEPVPLTQEKAVAIIKDVFISAAERDIYTGDSISIKIITKDGIQDSTFELRKD; encoded by the exons ATGGctcttttaaatgaaaattcggGAAGATCGTTACCTGATTACGAGACACAAGCAGCAAAAATGAAAAGTTTCAGTCCGTACGCTGATAACGGAGG gaGTGTCATAGCCCTTGCAGGAGATGATTTCTGTGTAATAGCAGCAGATACACGTCTCAGTACAGGATTTTCCATTTATACACGTGAACAACAAAAACTCTTCCCTTTGTCATCTAAAACTATTTTGGGTTGCTCAGGCTGCTGGTGTGATACGCTCACTTTAACTAGACTTTTGTCTGCAAGAATGCAG ATGTATGAACATGAACACCAAAAAGAAATGCCAACATTAGCAGTTGCACAGATGTTGTCAACAATGTTATATTataaacgtttctttccttattatGTGAGCAATATTCTTGGTGGATTAGATGAGGATGGTAAAGGTTGTGTATACAGTTATGATCCCATAGGACATTGTGAGGTAACAAAATATAGAGCAGGTGGTTCTGCTGGTGCTCTTCTGCAGCCTCTTCTGGACAATCAG attggatataaaaatcaagaagGTGTTGAACCTGTCCCTTTAACTCAAGAAAAAGCTGTTGCAATTATAAAAGATGTTTTCATATCAGCTGCAGAAAGAGATATTTACACTGGTGATTCTATAAGTATCAAAATTATAACAAAAGATGGCATACAGGATTCAACCTTTGAATTGAGAAAAGATTAa